One segment of Fictibacillus halophilus DNA contains the following:
- a CDS encoding YaaC family protein — protein sequence MMMQHDPWALFDMFFSSQKSQQFLSKQYDQLNCDDRNGKSFDNTYGFIYYIEHGKKYYRLAEQAPVELKPVLLFYGMTQLMKACILCKDPDYPDSSAVLAHGLSTRKRKKRSYEFLYDEVKVQRTGLFNHFCEKVFHMKHIEGEKFTMISLLQTLPELSPLFKQMKGDVHLIKMDKENESTFFLPKNANDHLHMSLERFREYLNSLFPSKFSIDLSGSENEIQLVFGANERLKPFDCFPLSYHHLENTYYLPVNRDLLQSPQLNEFMVHYVILYNLSMLSRYDTEWWSELFHTYTSEELPYIQQFLNITAQKIPYLFGVMLQLEN from the coding sequence ATGATGATGCAGCATGACCCTTGGGCTTTATTCGATATGTTCTTTTCCTCTCAAAAATCGCAGCAATTCTTAAGTAAACAATACGATCAGTTAAACTGTGATGACAGAAACGGCAAAAGCTTTGATAATACATATGGGTTTATTTACTATATCGAGCATGGCAAGAAATATTATAGACTCGCCGAACAAGCACCTGTGGAGTTAAAGCCTGTTCTCCTGTTTTATGGCATGACTCAGCTCATGAAGGCATGCATATTGTGCAAAGATCCTGATTATCCCGATTCAAGCGCAGTTCTTGCACATGGACTTTCTACAAGAAAAAGAAAGAAGAGAAGTTACGAATTTCTATATGATGAGGTAAAAGTACAACGAACAGGTCTGTTTAATCATTTTTGTGAAAAAGTGTTTCACATGAAACATATTGAAGGGGAAAAGTTTACGATGATCTCTCTTCTTCAAACACTTCCAGAATTAAGTCCTTTATTTAAACAAATGAAGGGTGATGTTCATCTTATTAAGATGGACAAGGAAAATGAGTCAACTTTCTTCCTCCCTAAGAATGCAAATGATCATCTCCATATGTCATTAGAAAGATTTCGTGAATATTTGAATAGCTTGTTTCCGTCGAAGTTTTCTATCGATTTGAGTGGCAGTGAAAATGAGATTCAGCTTGTTTTTGGGGCGAATGAACGGTTAAAGCCGTTTGATTGCTTTCCGCTATCTTATCATCATTTAGAGAACACTTACTACTTGCCCGTTAACCGTGATCTACTGCAGTCTCCACAATTGAACGAATTTATGGTTCACTATGTGATTCTTTACAATTTAAGTATGTTGAGCAGATACGATACCGAATGGTGGAGCGAACTTTTTCATACGTATACTTCAGAAGAATTACCCTATATCCAACAGTTCCTAAACATTACGGCTCAAAAGATTCCCTACCTTTTTGGTGTTATGCTCCAGTTAGAAAATTGA